In Pelmatolapia mariae isolate MD_Pm_ZW unplaced genomic scaffold, Pm_UMD_F_2 NODE_ptg000341l+_length_34832_cov_1, whole genome shotgun sequence, a genomic segment contains:
- the LOC134623010 gene encoding 26S proteasome non-ATPase regulatory subunit 14: MDRLLRLGGGMPGLGQGPPTDAPAVDTAEQVYISSLALLKMLKHGRAGVPMEVMGLMLGEFVDDYTVRVIDVFAMPQSGTGVSVEAVDPVFQAKMLDMLKQTGRPEMVVGWYHSHPGFGCWLSGVDINTQQSFEALSERAVAVVVDPIQSVKGKVVIDAFRLINANMMVLGHEPRQTTSNLGHLNKPSIQALIHGLNRHYYSITINYRKNELEQKMLLNLHKKSWMEGLTLQDYSEHCKHNETIVKEMLELAKNYNKAVEEEDKMTPEQLAIKNVGKQDPKRHLEEHVDVLMTSNIVQCLAAMLDTVVFQ; this comes from the exons ATGGACCGGCTGCTTAGGCTCGGAGGTGGAATGCCAGGTCTTGGCCAG GGCCCCCCAACAGATGCACctgctgtggacacagcagagCAGGTGTACATCTCCTCCCTTGCCCTACTCAAG ATGTTGAAACATGGGCGTGCTGGTGTACCCATGGAGGTCATGGGATTGATGCTGGGAGAATTTGTTGATGACTACACAGTGCGAGTGATTGATGTGTTTGCCATGCCGCAGTCAGGAACA GGTGTGAGTGTCGAAGCAGTGGATCCTGTGTTTCAGGCCAAGATGTTGGACATGCTAAAGCAGACCGGCAG ACCAGAGATGGTGGTGGGATGGTACCACAGTCACCCTGGGTTTGGTTGTTGGTTATCTGGTGTGGACATCAACACACAGCAGAGCTTTGAGGCTCTGTCAGAGCGAGCTGTCGCAGTGGTCGTTGATCCAATTCAGAGCGTCAAAGGGAAG GTTGTTATTGATGCCTTCAGATTGATCAATGCCAACATGATGGTGTTGGGTCATGAACCAAGACAAACCACATCCAACCTGGGTCATCTGAACAAGCCTTCAATCCAG GCCCTGATTCACGGACTCAACAGACACTACTACTCCATCACCATCAATTACAGGAAAAATGAGCTGGAGCAGAAG ATGCTGCTGAACTTGCATAAGAAGAGCTGGATGGAGGGTCTGACCCTGCAGGACTACAGCGAGCACTGCAAGCACAATGAGACCATCGTCAAAGAAATGCTGGAGCTGGCTAAGAACTACAATAAG GCCGTTGAAGAAGAGGACAAAATGACCCCCGAGCAGCTGGCAATCAAGAATGTTGGAAAACAG GATCCCAAGAGGCACTTGGAGGAGCACGTAGATGTTTTAATGACATCCAACATTGTTCAGTGCCTAGCTGCCATGTTGGATACAGTAGTTTTCCAGTGA